Sequence from the Argentina anserina chromosome 7, drPotAnse1.1, whole genome shotgun sequence genome:
TGTAAACAAGTCTAGTAATCGAAAAGAAAGCTTAAAGAAGGCTAGAAGATGGAGTTGTACCtcgaaattaattcaaatacattagaCTTAATCGAATGGCAGacatttattttcttgtttggCTCTAGTTGGGACTTTTGTAAAAGTTAGGAAACTCTTGGCACATGTGCAGTGCAATGTAGTGTAGTGCGGGTGGGATTATCATGGACAGAGACTCAGCGAGTAGTATTGAACGGCTAAGAAGTAGTTCCAAATGAGATAGGCCGATGTGATTGTATGTATTCCCAAATAGGTGCTGTAGCTATGAATGTAATATTGTAAGCGGCTTATTTATGTGGCTAACTGTAGGACAAGAGTGCTGTTGTGTTTTTATTAATAAGTTGTGGGCTTATATATGCCGTGTGCTGGTTTTTTTGCGGATAAATATAATGGTGACATTGAATGATCTTGTTTCCAGGAGACTGATTTTAAAGAATGGAAGCTGGTGATTCAGGAAATAGTTAGATTTTTGAAAGCTGACACAGCTTTTATTAATATCAAGCCTTTGAGATATAGTATCGTCCTGGAATGTCATCCTGATTCGTTGCCACATGTTTCCACATTGGTTGCAAGGAGGTCTTTGAGACTGCGAGATGCGATTTTAAGCAGCTACCATCATAATGAGGTTAGGTATTGAGGTTTTTCCTTCACCCCTTTGtggtttttaatttcttataatTAACTTTTCGGATACAATAATTACTAGAGTCTGATCATGTAATCCTTGTATATGGAATTATTTACCAGCCTCTGCACATCACTCTTTTTAAGATATGACAAAAACAAACTAGATAGAAATAAATATCCTGGAATTCTGGGACTTTTGAAATCAATCTGATGTCTAAAGCCTTACCTTACGTCCTAAAGTTTCATCCCTTTCTTCACTCCTTTATGGATAATCTTCATGTGCTTAACTCTGATATAGAAGGTTTTCAGTTATATCTTTCTGATATTGTTGTATTTTATGTATCCTCACAGTTTTTTCCATTGTTTAAAACTCAATCAGGTAAAGTTCTCGGAGATCACTCTTGACACTTTTAGAATGCTTCAATGTCTGGAGTGGGAACCTAGTGGTTCATTTTACCAGCCAAATGTTGCTAGAAATGGTCAGAATGGGGCGCCAGGGCCCGGCCGCATTAATTACTCCCAAGATATTGCTGATCCTACTCTGCCACATAACCCGCGGAAAGCTGTCTTATATCGCCCTTCTGTTACACATTTTCTGGCAGTAAGTCTGTAGGAATTTGTGTTGCCTTATTTCCCTTATAATTACTATGTTTTATTTGGCTTGTCAGGTTGTAAATCAATGGCATTAAAAATCTTAGTCACATAGTTCTATGTCAAGGGTTACCGGCTTCCAGAATGCCTGAATAACATTTTCAACTTACCTACTATTCAATGTCAAACACTACTAACCTAATGATTGTGCTTGTGTAAAATATTTTTGTGTTGAAGCTTTCTGAAATTTGTCTTGAGTTGAAATCAAGTTGCAGAGAAACAtgtgtttatttttatttgatatgAGCAACTTTAATCCTGCTATACCTTAGTGGTgcataatttaaaattttcaataagaatctaattatattaattttatattCTGTTATGTATTTATTCCCAAAACCCACTCACTGGATTTAGCTTTGGTTGTGATTTGGTGTCTTGTGGACGATTTCAGcttcaaattaaaattttatagtGCAACAGATTACTAAAATTTGGTTTCTTTGCAAATGATAATTAACATTTGAACTGCATTAGAAGGAACTTGTTGATACTGATTTTATACTGATTTTCGTCCCCATCGTATAAAAACACACATGTAGACGAGAAAGGTTTAGTGTTCACCAAAACTAAATTTTTGGTGATTCCACTATATTCTAAGCCAAATATGGGTGACATGTTGCATGTGCTTGGGCCCAAGCTCATAGCTTGAAGAAACGGTCAGGTAGGGATCTCCCTTTTAATAAATAGCGCGGGCTTTCCTAGTGTAGGCATATGGAGATCCCTCTGACTTACAAGTTTGTGATATGGATTCGTGGTGCCTATGCCAATTACATTTTCTGATCTCTTATGCTGTTAGCTACATATCCCCTTTCTCTTATGTTATTACCACTTGACCAAAATCTTGCACTAACAAAACTTAAAAGTAAACCAAAAGGTTTGACTTTCTTGATTGTATTACACCTCTACCCTCACCCCCTCTGTAAATTAGCCTTTCCATGTTTTGTTTGATCTTCCCCTTTGTAGTAGTAATGCTTGAAACTAATTTCATGCTTCCACCTAACCTAATGTCTGTTGCTCTGCAAATATATCAATTCTTGAATGCTCGTGAAAGGCACCTATGAGTTTTGGTTTATGGACCATAACTTATAGAGAGTTTGTCTTTAAGACACGGGGCTCATGGCCTAAACTCTAAAGCACCAGATATACCAGTGCTAACTAGTATTTATTGTTACTTTGAGCAAGCATGTTATTTTAAGTTTCAGTAAACACATCTAAAAAAACATAGTTTCTGTAAACGCATTGAATTGTCAATAAAATCAAGAGTGGCATGCATTCTCTGCTACAAAAATCTAgtgttttctcttttgttgAGAACTACACAAGTTATAAGAGTTTAATGTATTTGCTTGACTGGCAGGTTCTGGCCACAGTTTGTGAGGAGCTTCCCTCTGATGGAGTTATCTTGATATATCTGTCAGCTTCAGGTTTGAATCGTTTTTGTTTGTAGCTTCTATAGATTGTGTTTTCTTTAAAGGTTATGTAGATTCATCAATTTCTTTTGCTTCATTAAATTAACTCAGTTAAAAGACATGACATTTAAATGCCGGCAGGTTCTGGAATGTACTCTGATCCAACCTCCCTTTCCACTTTGGCCTCTCCATCTGATAGACTAAATCCTTCTGATGACTCAAGCTTACATACTAGTTGTTTACACTTTGGAAATCATGGAAATGGAGGTACTCATCGAAACAAATTAGGATCGGTTGATGATGCAGACCTGTTCAAATATAGTATATGTAGATTCAATGCTGCTTGTGATGATAAAATTCAGTTTCATGCATCATGTTATCTTGCCCATTAATCCTCAATGTTTATTTTTTGCCTGGTTTCATATTTGGATGATGGGATATATTTCATGCCATTTATAGCTCGCCTAGCAAGAGAAAGAAATTTCGAACTTTAAAACTGATATTAAACTTTTAAACCAAAAATCTGTTGGTTTTTGGTTTCCGGAAGGGATATATTTCATGCCATATACTTATTCACTTGTGATATTGAAAATTGCATAATTATTTAATGGAGATATAGGTTAGTATTTTATGATGTTGGACAATGAATTGATATATCCAAACTTCCATGTCGTAATCTTTTGACATCATTTCCTTGTTTTTGCATGATTGTACCTTTGGATTAAGTGTTCTGATATCAAACAAAATCATTCAACTTTCAGGAATAAATAGCATATATCCCAGTGATTTGGTTCCATTTACCAGAAGGCCACTCTTTTTAGTGATTGACTGTGATACCAGTGGAGCTTTCGAGGCAAGTCTATCAACTctattatgcattttttttctgttaatgTACCGGCCAATGTTGCAACTTACAGAGACCATGTTTCATAGGTGATTCTCTAAATTGCGGTGTTTCCTTTTGTTGCAAGTTATCACAGCTTTTAGAAACCCACCATAGCTTCTTTATCAACATATAAATGAACGCTAGTTGTTACCAAACCAAGTTATGGATACTCTCAATAAGTTATAAATAATCAGTTATGGATACTCCCAATAAATTAAATGCCCAGCTCTTTTGTGTGGTTATTCTAGTCTCTTAAGATCTTTGTTTCGTCTAAAATAACATTTACCCTCTCTCCTCTCATTTTGAGTGAGTAGAAACTAATACTCTAACCTATAGAGGTGACTGATTGTAAAATATACTCAGGCTATAAATGGAGTACAAAAAGGAGAGACAGCTGCAATGCTCCTATCTTCAAGCTTTTCATCTCAAGCTTCTGGTGTTGGTTTCTCTCGTCAGCCAAGTGGAAGCCTATTCACTCTTTTCCTTACAGCTCCAATGCAGGCTTTCTGTTTATTGCTTGGTATGTCAGGTGCTGACATTGACACGGTGAGTAGAAGGTTGAAACTTTCTCTGTTCTTATTTAAAGAACATGGGTTCTTTAGTTTTCTTAGAGCACTTATGGAAGGAAAATATTTCAGGATATATATAGCAAGGCTGAGAAGCTGCTTTCCAGTTCATTAGGTGACTGGGGGTCTAGTTTGGCATCATCAGAC
This genomic interval carries:
- the LOC126801897 gene encoding uncharacterized protein LOC126801897, producing the protein MQPPQNPSIIPVSEVYWSLLHKADKKFSKIRELPYYHRNRHEYDAYFYKVFKVYTQLWKFQQENRQKLVDAGLRRSEIGEIASRIAQLYLGQYMRTSEASYLSEAYIFYEAILSREYFKEGMLQDLSLANKQLRFVSRFLVVCLLLNRREMVRQLLHQLRALLDDCKRAFQETDFKEWKLVIQEIVRFLKADTAFINIKPLRYSIVLECHPDSLPHVSTLVARRSLRLRDAILSSYHHNEVKFSEITLDTFRMLQCLEWEPSGSFYQPNVARNGQNGAPGPGRINYSQDIADPTLPHNPRKAVLYRPSVTHFLAVLATVCEELPSDGVILIYLSASGSGMYSDPTSLSTLASPSDRLNPSDDSSLHTSCLHFGNHGNGGINSIYPSDLVPFTRRPLFLVIDCDTSGAFEAINGVQKGETAAMLLSSSFSSQASGVGFSRQPSGSLFTLFLTAPMQAFCLLLGMSGADIDTDIYSKAEKLLSSSLGDWGSSLASSDTIEPVWAQVLTDPFLRRLLLRFIFCRAVLSLYASTFNKKEFIPKCVPCLPASFLPTTVACQTVILQIANIFGASTKFIFSVGLVLPENRQSDAELMP